tcccaccttctggttAGGATGATAAAAGTACTCATatctccatttctactctactgtgtctgacgaagggggctttgactcttggaagcttacACCcggaaagtcttgttggtctctaagttgctgcTGGACTGAAATCTATCTGTTGATAACACAGGACTATCAAAGCACAAGACTATCAAAGGAGTAACAAGCTGGAAGCTGGTGAGGAATTACAGAGGAAGGTGGGGAGATAAACAGTTCTACCGCCCCCCCTTCCAAATGGTCTCCTCCAGGATTCTGTAAACTCTCAGGGGCTTGAGCGGGCCAATTTCTTTGCTTCCCTAGTTTCTCCCTCCCGCACTGACTGACTGTTAAATGCTCTCAACACTGTGTGCCTCTTGGAGCATGTTTGGTCCTCCGTGGGCTTCCCTTTCTTATTGTTAGTTGTCATCCTCCACATTTTTTGCACACGGGCCAGGTTTTGCTGCATTGATGACTGCCACAAGCCACCCAACTATCCCATTAAATAGAGTGGTGCTTTTAAATAGAGTTCCCCGAGAATGGTTTTTTAATGAATCAAGACAACTACAAGTTTTGCTCTGGAAGCACCAATCCTTTTCTACACGCTTGAGGGAACAAAGATCTAACTGCTGCACCGACTGATAGGTCCCTACAAACAAAGCACGCAATCCCCAAAGGGTGTCTGCTTTTATGGCACATAAAGAATCCTCCTTGAGAAACCCCCCCATTGGTCTAGGCTACTTGAATCCTGCGTTACCTTTAATGAGCTCTGGCTTGTATGTTTTGCGGAGCTGTTCCAGGAAGCTGTTGTAGAAAGTTTCTGCTTGGTCTGTTGGCATTGCCATGTGATAATCAGGCTTGTTTCCTTTCAGAATACACTGCAGAGTGAACTGGCTGACACACAGCACCTCATACTGCTTGTCCATTACGCTTTTAGACCAGTGCTTCCCACTTTCGTCTTCAAACACACGGAGGTTTAATATCTTTCGAACCCTAACGTAAAAGCAAAAAAGGCGCAAGAATAAAATTGCACGGTTCAACATAAAAGTGAGATAAAACACAACCAGAAAATAGTAATCAGGATATATTAAAAAAACCTAGACCCATTTTTCCTGAAGGATTCAGTTTGCTAATTCAGCTGCCACAGTTGGAAAGTTAACATTGGTAGAAGAAACTGCATGAACATGAAATATTACATGAATGCTTTGTCCTGACTTACATATGTTCAAGTTCTTTCTGAGTGTCCTCCACAGATAGACCCAGTAGTACACAAATGCCTTGTCCAATGGAGCTTATTTGTTCCCCACCAACTGTAGAAggaagtttacaaaaaaaaaaagacgttaAAATTTGCAAAATATCTCTCATCCACAAGCAAAATCCTAGTAAGCTGCCATCACAACAACTGTGGGGCTTTGAAGGTTCTTCTTTGAATTGATACCCATTCTATTTCTGGAAAAACAGCATTTTCTAATAACCTTCTAAAAACTTTCCTTGGAATATTATGCAAAGGAGCTATTCTTTTCACATATAAACCAAAAGAACAAGTACGCCCTTGTTCCTTGAAATGACTTtctgctttgagagccagcatggtgtagtggttaagagtggtggactctaatctggagaaccgggtttgtcgccccactcctccatatgaagccagctgggtgaccttgggctagtcacagttctctctaagctctctcagccccacctacctcacaaggtgtctgttttggggagaggaagagaaggtgattgtaagcctttgagactgcttaaaggtagagaaaagcagggtataaaaaccaactcttcttctttaatccAAGGTCAGTCAGTAGCAGACCCTCTGAATGTCATGTGCTGTCAAATCCTATAAAGCACTCCTGTACCCCTACACTTAACAGCTAGATAGAAGGAAGACAATTTGCAGGCAACACTTTTCCCACAATGCTATGCTGCACCTAGCAACACTCTTCTAATACACTGTCTTTTTAATGAACAGGAGCCTATACCCTTATTGAATTAATCTGGTAGCACGACTGAATATATCTACCCTTTCCCTTAAGCAGCTTACTAACACAGGGTGACTTCAAAATATTATGTAACAGATTTCAACCAGTTCAAATCAGCTTGGCTATTGAGCATCAATCTAATTTTGATCAAAACACATGAAATCTTTTACAAATTATCCCATGTTTAAAAAACTCATAAATATGTATGACTTAAACGCCTTAAAACACAACACGCCTTAAAAATAGCCATTCTGAAACAGATTTCATTCATTTCCACAGCATGATAGAAAGATGAAATTGAAAATCTGCCAGTATTTAATCCCAAGCACAGCTAATTTATAGACATCAGTTAATGGCAGAAGCAAGGTTCTCTATTACTTTTTTAGGGCAAGGCTGCATTTtgctgggggcacctcacttccaGACAAGGTACTGCACTTCATCACTACAGACACAGATTATGCAACAGAAAAACAAGCACCTTTTGAGCTGCCTTTGAACAATCACTAAGACAGTATCATCTTCCAATGAACCCACGATGATGCAACCAGGTGTTCACCATTTGTCCAGTTACTGATTGGTGAACAAAACACTGGCAAAAAGGCAGGAAATATTGAAAAGTGGATGTGATATAAGATTTTGCACTCAAACCTCACTACCTCCCATAAAACACTGTACATGTTGCGTGGCCAGGTAAAGGATCC
Above is a genomic segment from Euleptes europaea isolate rEulEur1 chromosome 17, rEulEur1.hap1, whole genome shotgun sequence containing:
- the DTD1 gene encoding D-aminoacyl-tRNA deacylase 1, with translation MKAIIQRVSRASVTVGGEQISSIGQGICVLLGLSVEDTQKELEHMVRKILNLRVFEDESGKHWSKSVMDKQYEVLCVSQFTLQCILKGNKPDYHMAMPTDQAETFYNSFLEQLRKTYKPELIKDGKFGAYMQVNIQNDGPVTIELESPTALIDAKQLAKLEKQQQRKEKTRMKVPSESSRERNVPRSKNDPSASSGAEGDVSSEREP